The window CAGTCATATTGCCGATGCAAACTTTAGCTCAATGGAAGAAGTGGCAGAGGCCAGCTCTAAACTTGATGAACTTGCCAATCAGCAAAATACACTGGTACACCGATTTAAACTCTAAAACCAGCAACGCATCATAAACAAAAAAACACCACTATTAAGGTCAGCCTATGCTGGCCTTTTTACTTTACAGCCACCCTGAATCGATTGGAATTATGCTCATTCAACTAAACTTATAGTGGGCTAAAGCCAAACGATTGCGTTATTAATCAACAATTGGGGGTTAGTGCGATAATTGACCTTTACTTAGTGCGAGTATGCTTTTAGAATCGGGCGAATTTTTTGGGAGGGAAGAAAATATGACAACGATTACAATTACACGTCCTGACGACTGGCATGTGCATTTACGCGATGGCGACGTATTAAAAGATACTGTTCGTGACATCAGCCGGTATATGGGACGAGCGATAATCATGCCTAACTTGATCCCACCCGTTATTGATACAGAATCTGCACTATCTTACCGCGAACGTATTATTGCCCAAGGCCCTCAAGGCAACTTCTCCCCGCTAATGGTTATCTATTTAACCGACAATACTTCCGCAGAAGAAATCCACAAAGCCAAAGCATCTGGCCATGTATACGCTGCCAAACTTTACCCTGCAGGTGCAACCACCAATTCAGACTCGGGCGTAACATCCATTGATCATATTCGCCCTGCACTTCAAGCAATGCAAGAAGCAGGTATGCAGCTGCTTATTCATGGTGAAGTAACCGCTCACGATATCGATATTTTCGACCGTGAAAAAGTATTCCTAGAGACGGTTTTAGCACCGATTGTTGAGCAATTCCCCAACCTTAGAATGGTATTGGAACATATCACAACAGCAGATGCCGTTGAGTTTGTAACAAATGCAGGCCCTAATGTTGGAGCCACAATTACCGCTCACCACCTCATGTTTAACCGTAACCATATGTTAGTCGGTGGCATTCGTCCGCATTTCTATTGCTTACCAATTCTAAAGCGTAATATTCACCAAGACGCATTGGTTAAAGCTGCAACAAGTGGTAACCCTAAATTCTTCTTGGGTACAGACTCTGCACCACACGCACAAGGTCGTAAAGAATCAGCTTGTGGTTGTGCTGGCTCTTACACTGCGCACGCGGCAATCGAGCTGTATGCTGAAGTATTCGAAGCAGCAGACGCATTAGATAAATTAGAAGCATTCTCAAGCTTTAAT is drawn from Photobacterium profundum SS9 and contains these coding sequences:
- the pyrC gene encoding dihydroorotase, producing the protein MTTITITRPDDWHVHLRDGDVLKDTVRDISRYMGRAIIMPNLIPPVIDTESALSYRERIIAQGPQGNFSPLMVIYLTDNTSAEEIHKAKASGHVYAAKLYPAGATTNSDSGVTSIDHIRPALQAMQEAGMQLLIHGEVTAHDIDIFDREKVFLETVLAPIVEQFPNLRMVLEHITTADAVEFVTNAGPNVGATITAHHLMFNRNHMLVGGIRPHFYCLPILKRNIHQDALVKAATSGNPKFFLGTDSAPHAQGRKESACGCAGSYTAHAAIELYAEVFEAADALDKLEAFSSFNGPDFYNLPRNTDTITLKKESWNVPETMAFGGDEVVPIRAGEAMLWKVI